One stretch of Coffea eugenioides isolate CCC68of unplaced genomic scaffold, Ceug_1.0 ScVebR1_194;HRSCAF=787, whole genome shotgun sequence DNA includes these proteins:
- the LOC113756077 gene encoding uncharacterized protein LOC113756077 — protein MHNIIHIDEKWFYMSKKSENYYLLPDEEEPLRTCQSKNFIPKVMFLAAISRPRFDTQRTEIFSGKIGIFPYVTQEPAKRTSVNRSAGTLETKPITLINKEVIKSFLIEKVLPAIKAKWPRNYLRQPIFIQQENARTHIGIDDADFCRAATEDGFDIRLMYQPANSPDLNVLDLGFFRAIQSLQHKEAPTTVDELVNAIVKSFEAFSTVESDKIFLTLQTCMIEIMKAKGSNKYKIPYSKKAVLERCGRLPTRMKCNPTLVQEVLDYLSF, from the coding sequence ATGCATAACATTATTCATATCGATGAAAAATGGTTCTACATGTCAAAGAAGTCTGAAAACTATTACTTGCTACCAGATGAGGAAGAGCCATTACGCACTTGTCAAAGTAAAAATTTCATTCCAAAAGTCATGTTCTTAGCTGCTATAAGTCGTCCAAGATTTGATACACAAAGGACTGAAATCTTCTCTGGAAAAATTGGTATCTTCCCATACGTCACTCAAGAGCCAGCAAAAAGAACTAGTGTTAATAGATCTGCAGGTACATTAGAAACAAAACCAATAACTTTGATAAATAAAGAAGTTATAAAATCGTTTCTAATTGAAAAGGTGTTACCTGCCATCAAAGCAAAGTGGCCAAGAAATTATCTAAGGCAGCCAATATTTATTCaacaagaaaatgcaagaactcACATTGGCATTGATGATGCTGATTTTTGTCGAGCAGCTACAGAAGATGGGTTTGATATTCGTTTGATGTATCAACCAGCAAATTCTCCGGATTTAAATGTCTTAGATCTTGGGTTCTTTCGTGCAATTCAGTCATTACAACACAAGGAAGCACCTACAACAGTTGATGAACTTGTTAATGCTATTGTGAAGTCATTTGAAGCTTTCTCCACTGTGGAATCTGATAAAATATTCTTAACACTTCAAACATGCATGATAGAAATCATGAAGGCAAAAGGTTCCAACAAATATAAGATCCCATATAGTAAGAAAGCAGTGCTAGAAAGATGTGGCCGACTCCCTACTCGGATGAAATGTAATCCCACATTAGTGCAAGAAGTTCTTGATTATTTAAGTTTTTGA